The window tatgatcagtgccagagcttggtccgcatggccggtagtaagtcggacacgtttccagtgagggttggactccgccaaggctgccctttgtcaccgattctgttcataacttttatggacagaatttctaggcgcagtcaaggcgttgaggggatctggtttggtggctgcaggattaggtctctgatttttgcagatgatgtggtcctgatggcttcatctggccaggatcttcagctctcactggatcggttcgcagctgagtgtgaagcgactgggatgagaatcagcacctccaagtccgagtccatggttctcgcccggaaaagggtggagtgccatctccgggttggggaggagatcttgccccaagtggaggagttcaagtacctcggagtcttgttcacgagtgagggaagagtggatcgtgagatcgacaggcggatcggtgcggcgtcttcagtaatgcggacgctgtatcgatccgttgtggtgaagaaggagctgagccggaaggcaaagctctcaatttaccggtcgatctatgttcccatcctcacctatggtcatgagctttgggttatgaccgaaaggacaagatcacgggtacaagcggccgaaatgagtttcctccgccgggtggcggggctctcccttagagatagggtgagaagctctgccatccgggaggagctcaaagtaaagccgctgctcctccacatggagaggagccagatgaggtggttcgggcatctggtcaggatgccacccgaacgcctccctagggaggtgtttagggcacgtccgaccggtaggaggccgcggggaagacccaggacacgttgggaagactatgtctcctggctggcctgggaacgcctcggggtcccacgggaagagctggacgaagtggctggggagagggaagtctgggcttccctgcttaggctgctgcccccgcgacccgacctcggataagcggaagaagatggatggatggatggatggatgttttaaaatGGAGACCTGCTGTAGCGCGGACACACACGGAGCAAAACACAGGCATGAGTAGATGAGAAGCATGCTAACTGTGCTTTGTACACTTCAACAGAGGTCTAACTGGaatcgtgttacaaaaaaagaggAGCCAGATAAGAAGAGGAAACTAGCAAGTATATCAATAAGTCAGGAGACAGAAAACTAGCGACACAGTGCGACAACACTGTGAGCCATAAATATTAATAGGTCGAGACAGAcggttacatacatatatatgtgtttatttattaattaggGATTTACAGTACGATATTATTGCGGtttgtgtccaaaaaaaaaaaaacagtggtaaaaatgccatagGGTGTACAATGAAGTGGAAGGAATGTTGGGGATAAACACTTTTACTGTATTTGAACACATACATAATGTAtcatatttgtaaatattaagAAGAAGAATTTACAGTTGATGTCTTTAAACTAacagtattgtatgcatgttaaaaaaaccccaacaaccaaccaaaaatgtaaacatgctgTCACGGCTCATGCACAACCCCTAATTCCTTCTACTGCATGCTCGGCTGgcacctccgctggcagcgcgccaggacacgcccctgcttgcTCTGGCCGCATCGTGGCCACGTGCCGGCAAAGCTGCAAGcaatcagcaatcaacacacctgggactaatgaaggcaagcagcataaagaccagcggacccaaagATCCAGGGCCGGAACATAGTTCActcctcgtagtaagcatcccgtcctGCATACTTGCTCTCTccctgtgacttccttgttcccatgtcttatgtcctttgtgttcccgGCAGTGTTTTCCCTGTTCCCCGTGATCGAGCGGTGTGCCTCGACTCCTCTTTGaaatttggactgcctccctcgatcctcgacccctgcttggacacagacctcgttgcttctctccagccccaaCCTCTTGCTTGCCCAtggactgccttcttgccttgcccctctggactgacgaaagattcatccaacacacacttacaacaaactctggtatcatttacattgttaattctacacatcgcctTGCATTttacacttagagtagcatacacatcccacacactcatcaatagcagaataaaagctattgaactgattcctgccgtggtgtcgtctccttcacCCGACGGTGTatcaagtgtaaaacaataatatacagtTTAGTGTATTTCAACTTTTACATTATGggaagcagtgtcctctacagtggtcatttttttatatcagtctggaaaatgttgtttctaAGAAATGTAaactaattatataacttttaatgatgtaaatacctcacaaagtgATGTTTGGCTTTGCTGGCTTCATATATCTTTTCTGTTTAATGTGGCAACTTGTCTAGCCCTGCCTTCCACAAGAGTGCAGCAAGAATAGGCtccaaatagatggatggattgaggatgTATCAAGTAGTTTTTTTAGTATACTCGTATTTACCgcgttgaacattttttgggggtaatTTCTGGCTTCTTGGTGCGACGAGACCGGCTGGTACCATAGAAACGCTTGAGACAAAAGTATTACTTTGCAGAgtacagactttcttacctccgccaaatAGTTCGTTTTGGCCTAGACTTGATTGTTTATTAGCAACATAATTTAACCAGTTATGGacagatttaatgtccaaaaaacaatgAATTCTATCCATGACAAGTATGAAGACACTTCACTTTCTGCTTACGGCGTTCAACTTCCCCATCTTGCTGTTCCCACGCTGTGCAACAGATTCTGGGagatgtgatttttttaaagacCCGGTAAAAGCTAAAgcaccagaaaaaaactacactcaccaagtttccatttgataccgtcacacgtcacagtattattgagaagactttgaaatattttatgcccgcatgcagctgagatagactccagcgacaccctgcgaccccgaaagggacaagcggtacactcttagaattaaaagtgctaagtagaaccatataaggttcttcggctcgtcctcataggagaaccctttttggctccaggtagaacctttttataaaagttccacctggaacccttttggagggttctacctagaacccaacatgaagggttatacctagaactgtgtgtgtaaggttccactcagaaccccccatgagaggttctacaaagaacccacgcagggagttccactaagaacccttttatgtttcaagggtttcatctagaacccacgcagggagttccactaagaaccctttcgtatttcaagggtttcatctagaacccacacagggagttccactaagaaccctttcgtatttcaagggtttcatctagaacccacacagggagttccattaagaaccctttcgtatttcaagggtttcatctagaacccacgcagggagttccactaagaaccctttcgtatttcaagggtttcatctagacctgacacagggggttctaaaaacatcccttttcaaaggttttcaccgataaccgtcttgtcttctgaggcttctataaagaaccatattgtattctacagatcagtttagttcatattatattgtggtcatttatcatgttgacattgaacaaacattcaaaacattttaatgagaaaaacatttatttaaagatagtccaacaaaacaggagaggctgtgtaggtcccaggggagaacaggtcaaaagtcagcataggtccagtggaatcagcaacatgacaggccagacacatcatgctgtcctcagtaagtgaatttgtgtaaataaatctccagcaatggtgacatggcagaaagagacacaaaatagttttagttcaatcaatccaaggtgcacttactgcatttactgcgccttattgtaagctatctacaaacaataaaataatgcatggtccaatgaaaagaatcagtgtacatactgaatgtaccagtgacgtgcagtcactagaggcaggtgaggccatcatggaaagaaaaaaaatgtaaaaaaaaaaaaaaaaaattaaattgttatatgtatccagtgattatactataaagttattttccatttaacttcaccagttttagattatttttattcaaaatcgctgaattttcacatttgccattcaaatactgagaagagacggtgcggtgaacagcagccagttgaggcacgtcactcagtgccgcaacatggattgcgcaatgactcggctaactattagaattagatacacctgcagactgcaggtgtatctaattcacaactcctccaacacgaacattattgtttttgcactttttggcttcttattaaataacttttgtaccggtaacctattttcatgggctttcttctttgtgatgttaagttcctgttatgcgctattatacagtatatgccttgagctcttattttgaaggcgttaagagcggaagtgatgtcacgttgcggaggtttttgaaagaaggtaaataaagtggtcctcgtgtaaactggagcctccgtgtttgttattttgtagtttcatacagtataggcgacatttataaaccctcggttacacttttttaaatagattcaatcttgcacgtggaaagtttaagtgagggctttagttgcggtgcatggacttaatttctaagtaaaggtaagaccataataacgttttttttaattaaatgtgcttttttgtgtgctacagtttgtatgtgtaaagttaaagttaagttaaagtaccaatgattgtcacacacacactaggtgtaatgaaatttgtcctctgcatttgacccatccccttggtcgccccctgggaggtgaggggagcagtgggcagcagcggcgccgcgcctgggaatcatttttggtgatttaacccccaattccaagcctgagcttttaaacataacccgttaactgctgccaatcaaatggtgaataagatactctttagatttcatatgtttgtaaatctgactgtgatgaagtcagtgcctcaccagccatcaacctcaccgcacgtcactggtatgtactaattgtgacagtggaacagaatcatgagaaagtgagggaatcccacaaagttttcacattgatttaaataatgttgaaatacttttcagtgttGTGTAAGaagtactcaaaatgttacgtattgtaacaataatggaaatctagagatgtcactatgccaaaatcaaacaaaatgtattggtccaaaatatgtattaaataagggatattttttttatcaatatgtacaaacaaagggcatcagcaggaatttgaccattaacaagaacataaagcatgaaatctcatgctgcaacacatctactcactactccccacttctgacacagttgtatagtctcttcactgaaatgggtacaacactgtggtccttgatccccaacacaaatctttcaatgaaaataagagtttttctcagttcctttgggtactggacagcaaaaacaaaatagagtgacattaatgcactcatagcatatgatatgtccatgctgctgtcctcagtcaaaacctgtataccatccGGGTGTAGGGTtatcctttgtgcctgcaaagggttcccctcgtgtgtgttatggagcatgattgctggagaaggcacgcttggctcctatgcaataaaaacagatacaggtcagtaaataaaacctgctgtgaaaacagcaaaatgactcaatgttgccataatatggataatgccaattcctaaatcttgaccttaaatgcagtatttacctccagtatagtgtatagaaaggatgagtcctctgaaaatggaaggcagcagtagaattgctgcatccctaatgagtcctgaggaaataaaattattctgtatattttttgttttcagaaatacagatcgtggctcctatagatacacatataggcctagatacctcgtcttactgaatcatccaggcaggcattgattgccctctggcagcagtcctctaggtcacacatagatgctctttgaaccatcttcgttgccattcgatccagctctgctaccattctgcgatcagcttctacaaggaattgctccttcatctcccacagaagctgtaaggagggataaaaagtgtcatctcaaaatacttgatgatcataaatgaaataatacacatacaattaaatatggtcaattcaatgcttgaagataccaactattttaggaagcttcagtgcgggaaacttttcgatgatttcctctgccttggcagttgccatgaaggtctttcggtatgcataggttcgtctcattctctcctttaaaggggaacattatcaccagacttatgtaagcgtcaatatataccttgatgttgcagaaaaaagaccatatatttttttaaccgatttccgaactctaaatgggtgaattttggcaaattaaacgcctttctattattcgctctcgacgtctgtgacgtcacatcaggaagcaatccgccattttctcactttcgtcggtgtgttgtcggagggtgtaacaacacgaacagggacggattcaagttgcaccagtggcccaaagatgcgaaagtggcaagaaattggacaaaatttgttcaaaatacgagggtgtggggaaagccgacgaaatggtcagtcgtttgttccgcacactttactgacgaaagctatgctacgacagagagggcaagaatgtgtggatatcctgcaacactcaaagcagatgcatttccaacgataaagtcaaagaaatctgccgccagacccccattgaatctgccggagtgtgtgagctattcagggacaacggacctcggtagcacggcaagcaatggcggcagtttgttcccgcagacgagcgagctaaacccccctggatgtcttggctcacaccgtcccttatgccaccgaagatgatcaagagaagaatatcgaccctagcttccctggcctgctgacatcaactccaaaacaggacagatcagctttcaggaaaagagagcggatgagggtatgtctacagaatatattaattgatgaaaactttattcattactcgcggttttacgtaaattattatacataaattatgtttaccaataatttagcttaaaaacttcttcttttttttcaatcattcgagtacattcgggtagtcttgtggaatgcagtattttgtgtgtatttaggtatggttaacccagtggttctcaaactttttttgtcatcccccactttggacaagggggagttttcaagccccacctgcccccatcgccccaacagagcgctaatgccaagctttaacattttcaaatttattgaacatcaagttgtatacattcaaactcaataacataaaataacatcaagttcaataataaataaaataactgtgcagctgtggtataacttgcatcaagttcaataataaataaaataacttccatcaagttcaataataaataaaacaaaagtgttataacttgcatcacgttcaataataaatcaaaagtgttataacttgcatcacgttcaataataaattaaaaaaaaagtgttataacttgcatcaagttcaataataaataaaaaaaagtgttataacttgcatcacgttcaaaaataaatcaaaaaaagtgttataacttgaattaagttcaataataaatcaaataaaagtgttataacttgcatcaagttcaataataaatcaaataaaagtgttataacttgcatcaagttcaataataaatcaaaaaaagtgttataacttgaatcaagttcaataataaatcaaacaaaagtgttataacttgcatcaagttcaataataaatcaaaaaaagtgttataacttgcatcacgttcaataataaatcaaaaaagtgttataacttgcatcacgttcaataataaatcaaaaaaagtgttataacttgcatcaagttcaataataaatcaaataaatgtgttataacttgcatcaagttcaataataaatcaaataacttgcatcaagttcaataataaatcaaaaaaagtgttataacttgcatcaagttcaataataaataaaacaaaagtgttataacttgcatcaagttcaataataaatgaaaaaaagtgttataacttgcatcgagttcaataataaatcaaaaaaagtgttataacttgcatcaagttcaataataaatcaaaagtgttataacttgcatcacgttcaataataaatttaaaaaaaaagtgttataacttgcatcaagttcaataataaatcaaaaaaagtgttataacttgcatcacgttaaaaaataaatcaaaaaaagtgttataacttgcattaggttcaatgataaatcaaaaaaagtgttataacttgcatcaagttcaataataaatcaaataaaagtgttataacttgcatcaagttcaataataaatcaaaaaaggtgttataacttgaatcaagttcaataataaatcaaacaaaagtgttataacttgcatcaagttcaataataaatcaaaaaaagtgttataacttgcatcacgttcaataataaatcaaaaaagtgttataacttgcatcacgttcaataataaatcaaaaaaagtgttataacttgcatcaagttcaataataaatcaaataaatgtgttataacttgcatcaagttcaataataaatcaaataacttgcatcaagttcaataataaatcaaaaaaagtgttataacttgcatcaagttcaataataaataaaacaaaagtgttataacttgcatcaagttcaataataaatgaaaaaaagtgttataacttgcatcgagttcaataataaatcaaaaaaagtgttataacttgcatcaagttcaataataaatcaaataacttgcatcaagttcaataataaatcaaataaaagtgccactttgcaatctttgcaaaaaaaaaaaggaggagctatgcatttggcaagacagggcaagtgacagcacttttccccgggagagccagtttgcttcactgtgaaagagcacggctgtatgatcagctcccatttcctcacacagtgcagagaacagtcgcactttcagtggtcgtgttttgatcaaatttaccgcgctcacaacatctgttaaaacctcattgagttcgggggctgagctgccttgacgcaagtgcttcccggtgaatgacacagtgtgtgcccgtcacatttttgtttctctgcaggcgctcgctctggctcgacgacctttgaggtgcgagtcacaaatgtatatttgtgtaattgtggtccacacattagcctgctacccatccgcgcgaaagtttgttccgcttagccccgcccccattagttactgttgctatgtctgtcaaactttcgctcctaccgagaaatttaaagcctacagtaaaaataagtaccggtaatttccatttatttatatagaggatttcacagacagaatcacaaagtgatttacagtgtgtatagaaaatgaaagcatagtaaaaaaataatctaagaatataataatgaaaacatttttttaagtgaaatttcctcccgttcctcgcgccccacctgtcatgtctctattccccaccagtggggcacgccccacactttgagaaacgctgggttaacctgagtgctgaaatcgtggaaaaatatatgttcttagcgcgcctgaaatgggctgtctgcactctcaaaatgcatgttgttgccaaatgtatttcatatgctgtaaacctagttcatagttgttggtaataataataataatgacttagatttatatagcgcttttctagacactcaaagcgcttcacagagaagtgagaagccatcattcattcacacctggtggtggtaagctactttcatagccacagctgccctggggtagactgacagaagcgtggctgccaatttgcgcctacggcccctccgaccaccacctatcactcatcattcattcaccggtgtgagtggcaccgggggcaagggtgaagtgtcctgcccaaggacacaacggcagcgattttggatggtaagaggcggggagcgaacctgcaaccctcaggtttctggcacggttgctctacccactacgccataccgcccctaatAGTAATctggtaattatcttatcagacagtgttaagccgctgaaatccgagtctgaatccgagctaatgtcgctataccttgctgttctatccgccatgtttgtttgtattggcatcactgtgtgacgtcacaggaaaatggacgggtgtatataacgatggttaaaatcaggcactttgaagctttttttagtgatattgcgtgatgggtaaaattttgaaaaaaacttcgaaaaataaaataagccactgggaactgat of the Nerophis lumbriciformis linkage group LG32, RoL_Nlum_v2.1, whole genome shotgun sequence genome contains:
- the LOC133574881 gene encoding uncharacterized protein isoform X2, with amino-acid sequence MRRTYAYRKTFMATAKAEEIIEKFPALKLPKILLWEMKEQFLVEADRRMVAELDRMATKMVQRASMCDLEDCCQRAINACLDDSVRRGLIRDAAILLLPSIFRGLILSIHYTGGAKRAFSSNHAP